Proteins found in one Bacillus subtilis subsp. subtilis str. 168 genomic segment:
- the yjdG gene encoding putative acetyltransferase (Evidence 3: Putative function from multiple computational evidences; Product type e: enzyme), whose amino-acid sequence MVLLETNRLRLQTIDIPLLDAASKQDHQAIKELGYETNGEWPNSDFFEAIPYFREILVKNNGTKGFDSWIIVKKDNYEIVGGTGFLGDPDENGMIEIGFATNKSHRRKGYCVEAAQKLINWALSRETVSRITARCEHDNLGSQKTLEKLGFILNHKSAEYKHWIYVTK is encoded by the coding sequence ATGGTTCTCCTTGAAACGAATCGATTACGATTACAAACGATTGATATTCCCCTTCTTGACGCCGCGTCTAAACAAGATCATCAGGCTATCAAAGAATTAGGCTATGAAACAAATGGTGAATGGCCAAATTCTGATTTTTTTGAAGCGATACCTTATTTCCGCGAGATTTTAGTCAAAAACAATGGAACAAAAGGATTTGATTCATGGATTATTGTAAAGAAGGACAATTATGAAATTGTTGGGGGAACTGGATTTTTAGGTGACCCAGACGAAAATGGCATGATTGAAATCGGTTTTGCAACAAATAAAAGTCATCGCCGCAAAGGTTATTGTGTGGAAGCCGCCCAAAAACTAATAAACTGGGCATTAAGCCGAGAAACAGTATCCCGGATCACCGCAAGATGCGAACATGATAATCTAGGCTCACAAAAAACCTTGGAGAAGTTAGGGTTTATATTGAATCATAAATCAGCGGAGTATAAACATTGGATATATGTTACAAAGTAG
- the yjdH gene encoding putative spore coat protein (Evidence 3: Putative function from multiple computational evidences; PubMedId: 12562816; Product type cp: cell process) — protein sequence MYHYFYGPALIPYFSHTHNPQRSPDFSERQRRREITLTVDGFVPPSSTEDLGDGFYSYAWTNQQVINPGEYLVCHLEGRDINVINGGFTPRDTAPLYAVASFPRRRNQWVIIIHNPVQTQRAISLYLIAKR from the coding sequence TTGTATCATTACTTTTATGGCCCTGCGTTAATTCCTTACTTTTCACATACTCATAACCCTCAAAGAAGTCCAGACTTTTCAGAAAGACAGCGAAGAAGAGAAATCACATTGACTGTAGATGGCTTTGTCCCCCCATCTTCCACCGAAGATCTTGGAGACGGCTTTTATTCTTACGCATGGACGAACCAACAGGTCATCAATCCAGGTGAATACTTAGTTTGTCATCTTGAAGGAAGAGATATCAACGTGATAAATGGTGGGTTCACTCCGCGCGATACTGCTCCATTGTATGCGGTAGCAAGCTTTCCAAGACGAAGAAACCAATGGGTCATTATCATTCATAATCCTGTGCAAACCCAAAGAGCCATATCGCTTTATTTGATTGCGAAAAGGTAG
- the trnE gene encoding cys-tRNApro deacetylase; tRNA editing (Evidence 2a: Function from experimental evidences in other organisms; PubMedId: 22128149; Product type e : enzyme), translating to MAKKMAKTNAVRLIEQQNISYEVLGYKTDGQPVDGISVAEKIGYSLKYVYKTLVAAAGTNHYYVFVVPVAEELDVKKAAKVTGEKKIEMIAMKELLAVTGYLRGGCSPIGMKKLFPTYIDASAETLDFIIVSAGKIGMQLKLAPQDLARSCDAAFAEIV from the coding sequence ATGGCGAAAAAAATGGCAAAAACAAATGCGGTTCGTCTGATAGAACAGCAGAACATCTCTTATGAGGTATTAGGGTATAAAACAGACGGCCAGCCGGTAGATGGCATCTCTGTTGCGGAAAAAATCGGTTATTCTTTGAAATATGTATATAAAACGTTGGTTGCAGCAGCAGGAACAAATCATTATTATGTCTTTGTTGTACCCGTTGCAGAAGAGTTAGATGTAAAAAAGGCAGCAAAGGTGACAGGGGAAAAGAAAATAGAAATGATTGCAATGAAGGAGCTGTTAGCGGTAACTGGCTATCTTCGCGGCGGCTGCTCGCCAATTGGCATGAAAAAATTGTTCCCGACCTATATTGATGCATCTGCAGAAACGCTTGATTTTATTATTGTCAGTGCAGGGAAAATCGGTATGCAGCTAAAGTTGGCGCCACAAGATTTAGCCAGATCATGTGATGCCGCATTTGCAGAAATTGTATAG
- the yjzH gene encoding hypothetical protein (Evidence 4: Unknown function but conserved in other organisms): protein MKEYEFVRVELSTMRRRPKEDYQQIIHDYAKRGWRFVQIFAPSIDGYGAAAYFEIIFERDAEKA, encoded by the coding sequence ATGAAAGAATATGAATTCGTAAGAGTTGAGCTGAGTACGATGAGAAGAAGGCCTAAAGAAGACTACCAGCAAATCATCCATGATTATGCGAAAAGAGGCTGGAGATTCGTTCAGATTTTCGCTCCCAGTATAGATGGGTATGGGGCAGCTGCTTATTTTGAAATCATATTTGAAAGGGATGCGGAAAAAGCTTAA
- the yjdJ gene encoding hypothetical protein (Evidence 4: Unknown function but conserved in other organisms), translating to MKGIFLVVQLGFSIMVFLFLAAVNWYQGSELVSDRFDWNYTAKLSKLLNGIDAVSSPKQISQLDFFIYSAKHYPVMSALMIISFLYVLAALFLLIYSVKCNKQEIHLDC from the coding sequence GTGAAGGGAATATTTTTAGTTGTTCAGCTTGGATTTTCTATTATGGTATTTCTGTTTTTAGCTGCTGTTAATTGGTATCAAGGAAGCGAGCTTGTTTCAGATCGATTTGATTGGAACTATACTGCTAAACTCTCAAAACTGCTTAATGGAATTGATGCCGTCAGCAGCCCCAAACAAATTTCACAGCTTGATTTTTTCATCTACTCCGCTAAACACTACCCTGTTATGAGTGCGTTAATGATCATCTCCTTCTTATATGTTCTGGCCGCTCTTTTTTTACTTATATACTCAGTCAAATGCAATAAGCAAGAGATTCATTTGGACTGCTGA
- the ctaO gene encoding minor protoheme IX farnesyltransferase 1 (heme O synthase) (Evidence 1a: Function from experimental evidences in the studied strain; PubMedId: 10675592, 15491161, 15849754, 16850406; Product type e: enzyme) encodes MQFWGRRLFLENTRDSAAISETKYIKASNRVTIYDFIKLAKPGIIISNSIAAFGGFWIAFASAEKTLTGLAFLMTMVTAMLGTAFVMASGTVYNNYFDRHMDAKMARTRSRASVTGKMPPAMILTYGSVLGIAGLAMLYSLNPLTAFLGLAAFIFYAIIYTVWVKRTSVWSTFVGSFPGAAPPLMGYCAVTGDFSMTAVLLYTIMFLWQPPHFWAIGIRRKEEYRAAGVPLLPVVKGNHVTKIKMMQYIAVLVPVTLLFPFSLGTGHISPFYFLAALVLGGIWIKKSIKGFKTDDDVKWAKDMFVYSLIYFCLLFFIMMIDSFMMFLIR; translated from the coding sequence ATGCAGTTTTGGGGGAGGCGTCTATTTTTGGAGAATACAAGAGATTCTGCAGCCATATCTGAAACAAAATACATAAAAGCTTCGAACCGGGTAACCATTTACGATTTTATCAAACTTGCAAAGCCGGGCATTATCATATCAAACTCGATAGCAGCCTTCGGCGGGTTTTGGATCGCGTTTGCAAGCGCAGAAAAAACGTTAACCGGCTTGGCTTTTTTGATGACAATGGTAACAGCAATGTTGGGAACCGCGTTTGTGATGGCTTCCGGCACTGTCTATAACAACTATTTTGATCGGCATATGGACGCAAAAATGGCACGAACTCGCAGCAGGGCCTCGGTCACAGGGAAAATGCCGCCAGCCATGATCTTAACATATGGCTCTGTTTTAGGAATCGCAGGTCTTGCCATGCTTTATTCCCTCAATCCATTAACGGCCTTTCTCGGACTGGCCGCCTTTATTTTTTATGCGATCATCTATACGGTATGGGTGAAACGAACGTCTGTGTGGAGCACATTTGTCGGGAGCTTCCCAGGAGCTGCGCCGCCATTGATGGGGTATTGTGCCGTAACCGGTGACTTCAGTATGACAGCAGTGCTGTTGTACACGATTATGTTTCTGTGGCAGCCGCCGCATTTTTGGGCGATTGGGATAAGACGCAAAGAGGAATATCGCGCTGCTGGCGTTCCGCTCTTGCCAGTAGTCAAAGGCAATCATGTAACAAAAATAAAAATGATGCAATATATTGCCGTCCTGGTGCCGGTCACGCTATTATTTCCTTTCTCTCTCGGCACCGGCCATATAAGCCCATTTTATTTCTTAGCCGCCTTGGTTCTCGGAGGCATATGGATCAAAAAAAGCATCAAAGGATTCAAAACAGACGATGACGTGAAGTGGGCAAAGGATATGTTTGTCTACTCGCTTATTTATTTTTGCTTGCTGTTCTTCATCATGATGATCGATTCATTTATGATGTTTCTGATCAGATGA
- the cotT gene encoding spore coat protein (inner coat) (Evidence 1a: Function from experimental evidences in the studied strain; PubMedId: 1391045, 1917883, 19933362; Product type cp: cell process), giving the protein MDYPLNEQSFEQITPYDERQPYYYPRPRPPFYPPYYYPRPYYPFYPFYPRPPYYYPRPRPPYYPWYGYGGGYGGGYGGGYGY; this is encoded by the coding sequence TTGGATTACCCTTTGAATGAACAGTCATTTGAACAAATTACCCCTTATGATGAAAGACAGCCTTATTATTATCCGCGTCCGAGACCGCCATTTTATCCGCCTTATTATTATCCAAGACCGTATTATCCGTTCTACCCGTTTTATCCGCGCCCGCCTTATTACTACCCGCGCCCGCGACCGCCTTACTACCCTTGGTACGGTTACGGCGGAGGTTATGGCGGAGGATATGGGGGAGGTTACGGTTACTAG
- the pdaC gene encoding N-acetylmuramic acid deacetylase (Evidence 1a: Function from experimental evidences in the studied strain; PubMedId: 14679227, 17878218, 22277649; Product type e: enzyme) encodes MLAKRIKWFHVLIAVVCVVGLIGFFHNHSLKKETVMNKVRTDSQYGNVEIATLVNDGKTFNYAVNYPVFKNEKMDSALKRFAEKEVRQFQKETKDVDQEHTTKRNELNVDYKIVHYAKQTVAIVFNEYKYIGGAHGQTVKKTFNYDFSKQAFLSIDDIFKEDADYLHKLSLIAYHELKKNKDIAADDALLKEGTAPKKENFSRFAIKEDYIELYFDTYQVAAGYLGEQSIAIKKSLLKDILKEQYIDKAKNKNKIKEQKPKHEVISLPKEETVDPNQKVIALTFDDGPNPATTNQILDSLKKYKGHATFFVLGSRVQYYPETLIRMLKEGNEVGNHSWSHPLLTRLSVKEALKQINDTQDIIEKISGYRPTLVRPPYGGINDELRSQMKMDVALWDVDPEDWKDRNKKTIVDRVMNQAGDGRTILIHDIYRTSADAADEIIKKLTDQGYQLVTVSQLEEVKKQREAK; translated from the coding sequence TTGTTGGCAAAAAGAATCAAATGGTTTCATGTATTAATAGCAGTTGTATGTGTGGTGGGCCTTATCGGCTTTTTCCATAATCATTCATTGAAAAAAGAAACGGTCATGAATAAAGTAAGAACTGATTCTCAATATGGGAATGTTGAGATCGCAACGCTTGTGAATGACGGGAAAACTTTTAATTACGCGGTAAACTATCCTGTTTTCAAAAATGAAAAAATGGATTCGGCATTAAAAAGATTCGCAGAAAAAGAGGTTCGTCAATTTCAAAAGGAAACAAAGGACGTTGACCAAGAGCATACGACAAAACGCAACGAATTAAATGTTGATTATAAAATTGTCCATTATGCCAAACAGACAGTGGCGATTGTATTTAATGAATATAAATACATCGGCGGGGCACACGGGCAAACCGTGAAAAAAACGTTTAACTATGATTTTAGTAAACAAGCGTTTCTTTCCATTGATGATATTTTCAAAGAGGACGCTGACTACTTACATAAGCTTTCGTTAATCGCTTATCACGAGCTGAAAAAGAATAAGGACATTGCCGCGGACGATGCACTGTTAAAGGAAGGGACGGCTCCGAAAAAAGAAAATTTCAGCCGCTTTGCCATCAAGGAGGATTATATCGAACTTTACTTTGACACATATCAGGTTGCAGCAGGCTATCTTGGAGAGCAATCGATTGCCATTAAGAAAAGTCTTTTGAAAGACATTCTGAAAGAACAATATATTGATAAAGCAAAAAATAAAAATAAAATCAAAGAACAAAAGCCGAAGCATGAAGTGATTTCTTTACCCAAAGAGGAAACAGTTGATCCAAATCAAAAAGTCATTGCGCTTACTTTCGACGACGGCCCGAATCCTGCGACAACAAATCAGATTCTAGACTCCTTGAAGAAATATAAGGGTCATGCCACGTTTTTTGTTTTGGGGAGCAGAGTTCAATATTATCCGGAAACGCTAATAAGAATGCTGAAAGAAGGAAATGAGGTTGGGAACCATTCATGGAGCCATCCGCTTCTCACAAGGCTTTCAGTGAAAGAAGCGTTAAAGCAGATCAATGATACGCAAGACATCATTGAAAAAATAAGCGGATATCGTCCGACGCTTGTAAGACCCCCATACGGCGGCATTAATGATGAACTGCGGAGTCAAATGAAAATGGATGTTGCGTTATGGGATGTTGACCCGGAAGATTGGAAAGACCGTAACAAAAAAACAATTGTTGACCGTGTCATGAATCAGGCGGGAGATGGAAGAACCATTTTGATTCACGATATTTACCGCACCTCTGCTGATGCGGCCGATGAAATTATAAAAAAGCTCACCGATCAAGGCTATCAATTGGTGACAGTTTCTCAGCTTGAAGAGGTTAAAAAACAAAGAGAAGCGAAATAA
- the yjfA gene encoding hypothetical protein (Evidence 4: Unknown function but conserved in other organisms) produces MKRLFMKASLVLFAVVFVFAVKGAPAKAETHAYDGKSPYYNDCASSGSTKKSSNLVNASNQVIGVVELKFSSTCKTAWAKITMNNTLTSGYEANAEITRNTDGKRYNCDSAGGNGKAVAGQKSCYTPMVYDLDPRTSYAFGKYSGPNLNVWATTGSY; encoded by the coding sequence TTGAAAAGACTGTTTATGAAGGCTTCATTGGTGTTATTCGCAGTAGTATTTGTTTTTGCCGTCAAAGGTGCACCCGCCAAGGCGGAAACCCATGCCTACGATGGAAAAAGCCCTTATTACAATGATTGTGCGTCCAGCGGCTCTACAAAAAAATCCTCAAACTTAGTGAATGCCAGCAATCAAGTCATCGGAGTAGTCGAGCTTAAATTCAGCAGTACATGTAAAACGGCTTGGGCAAAAATCACGATGAATAATACATTGACGTCTGGCTATGAAGCAAATGCGGAGATTACCCGGAACACAGACGGAAAAAGATATAATTGTGATTCTGCAGGCGGCAATGGAAAAGCGGTGGCCGGCCAAAAGTCTTGCTATACACCGATGGTATATGATTTAGATCCAAGGACTTCTTACGCTTTCGGCAAGTATTCAGGACCAAACTTAAATGTTTGGGCCACCACAGGCTCTTATTAA
- the yjfB gene encoding hypothetical protein (Evidence 4: Unknown function but conserved in other organisms; PubMedId: 15033535) yields MDIPALSVAMHQASLAQNVNIALTKKRLDTAQQNADQTLKMIQHPTLGQTIDVKA; encoded by the coding sequence ATGGATATTCCTGCTTTATCGGTTGCGATGCATCAAGCATCCCTTGCCCAGAATGTAAATATTGCTTTAACGAAAAAAAGGCTGGACACCGCCCAGCAAAATGCCGATCAAACCTTAAAGATGATTCAACATCCAACTCTCGGACAAACCATTGATGTAAAAGCATAA
- the yjfC gene encoding hypothetical protein (Evidence 4: Unknown function but conserved in other organisms), translating to MNLVMEKTFEQYEKLFSMEEQKREDVFRYTMMRPFEKMWTAIQVPLKAKEPNGYDVIMAAKMLGYLDVRDAESGQKALQILKESHVSETAESALRQCIFFAEREQLRVNAKEIKFGLYIADPNKLQLQKGYCGFGGIPGFIHVWINPNSYNLPRIPSIIAHEFHHNVRFSYIDFHHGSVSVGDYLVIEGLAESFARELFGTERLGPWVTRFDHEDLQYSIDVINEVLDVKGFSEVSRYMFGDPIANDQGFKPAGLSAFAGYAVGYHAVQSFMNQHHITISEATRLDAKTIISQCGLFST from the coding sequence ATGAATCTAGTAATGGAAAAGACCTTTGAGCAATACGAAAAGCTGTTTTCAATGGAAGAACAGAAAAGAGAAGATGTATTTCGGTATACGATGATGAGGCCGTTTGAAAAGATGTGGACCGCCATCCAAGTTCCGCTGAAAGCGAAGGAGCCAAACGGCTATGATGTGATCATGGCTGCGAAAATGCTGGGCTATTTGGATGTCCGTGATGCTGAAAGCGGCCAGAAAGCACTACAAATACTGAAAGAATCACATGTTTCAGAGACAGCTGAATCTGCACTTCGGCAATGCATATTTTTTGCTGAGCGCGAACAGCTGCGGGTGAATGCAAAGGAGATCAAATTCGGCCTTTATATCGCTGATCCAAATAAGCTTCAGCTGCAAAAAGGCTACTGCGGGTTTGGCGGGATACCGGGCTTTATTCATGTATGGATTAATCCGAACAGTTATAACCTGCCAAGGATTCCTTCCATTATTGCTCATGAGTTTCATCATAATGTGCGGTTTTCGTATATAGATTTTCATCATGGCTCTGTAAGTGTCGGGGATTATCTTGTGATTGAAGGATTGGCGGAATCATTCGCCAGAGAGCTGTTTGGTACGGAACGATTGGGCCCTTGGGTAACTCGTTTTGATCATGAAGACTTGCAATATTCCATTGATGTGATTAATGAGGTGCTGGATGTGAAAGGATTTTCGGAAGTCAGCCGTTATATGTTTGGTGATCCAATTGCTAACGACCAAGGCTTTAAGCCTGCAGGTTTATCGGCTTTTGCGGGTTATGCAGTTGGCTATCATGCCGTTCAGTCATTTATGAATCAACATCATATCACGATAAGCGAGGCCACACGTTTGGATGCGAAGACCATTATTTCTCAATGCGGTCTGTTTTCTACATGA
- the yjgA gene encoding hypothetical protein (Evidence 4: Unknown function but conserved in other organisms; PubMedId: 15849754, 16850406) has protein sequence MKRNRWIYAVFTILIIGLGLGSRAFSSVLPDTLNTYLGDSLWAAMIFTGCGFLFRKLKTMITGIISLSFCFVIEFSQLYHAEWIDQIRDTSLGGLVLGYGFLWSDIEAYTIGIAACAAIELLVLGIKKRRCM, from the coding sequence ATGAAGCGAAATCGTTGGATATATGCAGTTTTCACCATACTGATCATTGGGCTGGGGCTTGGATCCAGAGCATTCTCCAGTGTTCTTCCTGATACCCTCAATACTTATCTGGGAGACTCGTTGTGGGCCGCCATGATCTTCACGGGATGCGGATTTCTATTTCGGAAGCTGAAGACAATGATAACGGGCATTATCAGTCTTTCTTTCTGTTTTGTCATTGAATTCAGCCAGCTCTATCATGCCGAATGGATCGACCAGATTAGAGATACTTCTCTTGGCGGGCTTGTACTAGGGTACGGTTTTTTATGGAGCGATATCGAAGCATATACAATCGGAATTGCCGCCTGTGCCGCCATAGAACTGCTGGTTTTGGGAATCAAAAAGCGCCGCTGTATGTGA
- the yjgB gene encoding hypothetical protein (Evidence 3: Putative function from multiple computational evidences; PubMedId: 1580552) — translation MKKTMSAITAAAAVTSCFTGFGAASFSAPAKAAAQTNTLSENTNQSAAELVKNLYNTAYKGEMPQQAQGLTINKSTKGDVHAAFGEPERPVGGDNRFDLYHWNMGQPGYGFSYHKDMTISEIRYFGTGVERQLNLGGVTPEVLQKQLGPVNRVLTVPFTDEIDYVYDTGRYELHFVIGTDQTADHVNLKAK, via the coding sequence ATGAAAAAGACAATGTCTGCTATAACCGCGGCAGCAGCAGTAACAAGCTGTTTTACCGGCTTTGGGGCTGCGTCCTTTTCAGCACCGGCAAAGGCCGCAGCTCAAACAAACACACTCTCAGAAAACACGAATCAATCAGCCGCTGAGCTTGTCAAAAACCTCTATAACACCGCCTATAAAGGGGAAATGCCTCAGCAGGCGCAAGGCCTTACCATTAACAAAAGCACAAAAGGGGATGTCCACGCTGCGTTTGGGGAACCGGAAAGACCAGTCGGGGGAGACAATCGATTTGATTTATATCACTGGAATATGGGACAGCCGGGCTACGGATTTTCCTATCATAAAGACATGACAATTTCAGAAATCCGCTACTTTGGAACCGGTGTGGAACGGCAGCTGAATTTAGGCGGAGTTACGCCGGAAGTGCTGCAGAAGCAATTAGGACCAGTAAATCGGGTGTTAACCGTCCCGTTTACCGATGAAATCGATTATGTATATGATACAGGCCGCTATGAACTCCATTTTGTAATAGGCACGGATCAGACAGCCGACCATGTAAACCTAAAAGCAAAATAA